From the genome of candidate division WOR-3 bacterium, one region includes:
- the fabG gene encoding 3-oxoacyl-[acyl-carrier-protein] reductase, whose translation MFNFKEKRIIITGAGQGIGKAIAKKFAEFEAFIAVCDINEENAQLTAKELEIIGGRSLPYKVDVSNYKEVKEVVKKIAQDFSGIDILINNAGIVRDMLLLKMEEEDFQKVIDVNLKGTFNFTKAVLPYLLEKRWGRIINIASIIGEMGNVGQANYAAAKAGIIGFTKSVAKEVASKNITVNAIAPGFIETPMTENLKPEIKEKYLSLIPLKRFGKPEEVAYLCIFLCSEMASYITGQVIRIDGGLLMG comes from the coding sequence ATGTTTAATTTCAAAGAGAAAAGGATAATTATTACCGGTGCCGGTCAAGGGATTGGAAAAGCAATTGCTAAAAAGTTTGCAGAATTTGAAGCCTTTATTGCCGTTTGCGATATTAATGAGGAAAATGCTCAACTAACCGCTAAAGAGTTAGAAATCATTGGTGGCAGAAGTCTTCCTTATAAAGTAGATGTTAGCAATTATAAAGAAGTAAAAGAGGTAGTTAAAAAAATTGCTCAAGATTTTTCCGGTATTGATATTCTTATCAATAATGCCGGAATTGTCCGTGATATGCTTTTATTAAAAATGGAGGAAGAGGATTTTCAAAAAGTAATTGATGTGAATTTGAAAGGTACTTTTAATTTTACTAAAGCTGTCTTGCCTTATCTTTTAGAAAAGCGCTGGGGAAGAATTATAAATATTGCTTCTATAATTGGTGAAATGGGAAATGTCGGTCAAGCAAATTATGCGGCTGCGAAAGCAGGAATTATTGGTTTTACCAAAAGTGTCGCTAAAGAGGTTGCTAGTAAAAATATCACTGTGAATGCCATTGCTCCGGGTTTTATAGAAACGCCGATGACCGAGAATTTAAAACCAGAAATAAAAGAGAAATACTTATCATTAATTCCTTTAAAAAGATTTGGCAAACCGGAAGAAGTGGCTTATCTCTGCATATTTTTATGTAGCGAAATGGCCAGTTATATAACCGGCCAGGTTATCAGGATTGATGGCGGTCTTTTGATGGGATAA
- the nrdR gene encoding transcriptional regulator NrdR yields MRCPNCNVDNDRVIDSRPVLNGEAIRRRRECLNCGQRFTTFEYIEQIPLMVIKSDGRREPYNREKLIKGIVLACRKRPISQEKIQEIVNLIEKEMIDNNQLEVESKYLGERVLDYLKRIDEVAYVRFASVYKNFQNIDEFIKEIKKMKKEEEDGKS; encoded by the coding sequence ATGAGATGTCCTAATTGTAATGTTGATAACGACCGGGTGATTGATTCGAGGCCGGTGTTGAATGGTGAGGCGATTAGAAGAAGGCGGGAGTGTTTGAATTGTGGCCAGCGGTTTACTACTTTTGAATATATTGAACAGATTCCGTTAATGGTAATAAAGTCGGATGGTCGAAGAGAGCCTTATAATCGAGAAAAATTAATTAAAGGAATTGTTTTGGCTTGTCGGAAGAGACCGATTTCTCAAGAGAAGATTCAGGAGATCGTTAATTTAATTGAAAAAGAAATGATTGATAATAATCAATTAGAAGTAGAATCCAAATATTTGGGCGAAAGGGTTTTAGATTATTTAAAAAGAATTGATGAGGTTGCTTATGTAAGATTTGCTTCGGTATATAAAAATTTTCAAAATATTGATGAATTTATTAAAGAAATTAAAAAGATGAAAAAGGAGGAAGAAGATGGCAAAAGTTAA
- the rplF gene encoding 50S ribosomal protein L6, with protein MPVGKRPITIPTNVKLELKDNEIYVWGPLGQLSMKIHPQVDVILEDNQIKVKEKSPKAKKFRGLMWALINNMIVGVTKGFEKILEVRGQGYRVQKTKEGIQLFVGFSHPVDFPIPKGIEVDVRQAPNPDDPKTPLTEIVVKGIDKYLVGQVAANIRKIKPPDKYKGKGIRYKGEVIKLKPGKKAVSAT; from the coding sequence ATGCCAGTTGGTAAACGACCAATAACGATACCAACAAATGTAAAATTAGAATTGAAAGACAACGAAATTTATGTTTGGGGTCCTTTGGGACAGTTGAGTATGAAAATCCATCCACAAGTGGATGTTATTTTAGAAGATAACCAAATTAAAGTAAAAGAAAAATCTCCTAAGGCAAAAAAATTCCGAGGATTAATGTGGGCTTTGATAAATAATATGATAGTCGGTGTGACAAAGGGATTTGAGAAAATATTAGAAGTCAGAGGACAAGGTTATCGGGTACAAAAAACAAAAGAAGGTATTCAACTTTTTGTTGGTTTTTCTCATCCGGTAGATTTTCCTATTCCCAAAGGAATTGAAGTAGATGTTAGACAGGCTCCTAATCCTGATGATCCTAAAACTCCTTTAACTGAAATTGTAGTAAAAGGAATTGATAAGTATTTGGTAGGGCAAGTTGCCGCCAATATCAGAAAGATTAAGCCTCCCGACAAATATAAGGGGAAGGGCATAAGATATAAGGGAGAAGTTATCAAACTTAAACCAGGTAAAAAAGCTGTTTCTGCTACTTAA
- the nrdD gene encoding anaerobic ribonucleoside-triphosphate reductase, with amino-acid sequence MAKVKNSIIYVEKKDKRKEFFSHNKIFQSIYNAGCEVGQFDKEFFKRLTKEIVKLLRNENGDNGVIDTETISETIKRVLSHYGYYEILKAYNDFYKRKLFLKETVQTEFSFVKEVKESTDFALFVQTSQELIEKWDRNKIVKALIRETALDEETANTIALEVEDFIKKAQPKVITSNLIRELVNAKLIEKGLFEIRKRHQRLGIPLYDVERILFYRNKENANTPHCPEGTNLTLAEAINKQYALEVVYSADVAEAHIRGDIHIHDLGFINRPYCSGQSVEYVKKFGLSLPGALSIAKPAKHPETLLAHMVKFSAALQGHFAGAIGWDAVNIFFAPFLVGMSDKDLYQLAQMLIFEYSQQNVARGGQAIFSDLNLYWEIPKHFENTPAIGPGGEYTGKTYKDYLKEAQRFLKAIFYVYLDGDGSGRPFFFPKPLVHITERFFQTEGYEEFLYLISEVASEKGNTYFVFDRGETAKISECCRLAFKLDENDLKDAMQPWKMRYCALQNVTLNLPRIAYLANHNDEILFNKIKEFFELAIKAHIQKRNFLENLLRLKDEGPLALLAMERDGEPYLRMYRVTYLIGILGLNELVQYHLGKELAEDDEAFKFGLKVIAYLKFLCDRYSKIFNMRFVLEQTPAESCAYRLAKLDMEYYPNQAKMVVKGSISKDSVYYTNSTYLNISAPIPPMERVYKEGKFHDLIEAGALTHIWLADTKPPKESIANFVIKTFHYTRNAQIAFSPEFTTCNTCLKTSRGLRQVCPYCQSKNVDHITRVTGYFSRVSAWNKGKKQELKDRYKGAEII; translated from the coding sequence ATGGCAAAAGTTAAAAATAGTATTATCTATGTTGAGAAAAAGGATAAGAGAAAAGAATTTTTTTCTCATAACAAAATTTTCCAAAGTATTTATAATGCTGGCTGCGAAGTTGGTCAGTTTGACAAAGAATTTTTTAAAAGATTAACAAAAGAGATTGTCAAATTATTAAGGAATGAAAACGGTGATAACGGGGTTATTGATACTGAAACGATTAGCGAAACAATAAAAAGAGTTTTGAGTCATTATGGTTATTACGAAATCCTTAAGGCTTATAATGATTTTTATAAGCGAAAACTATTTCTAAAAGAAACTGTCCAAACTGAATTTTCTTTTGTTAAAGAAGTAAAAGAGTCAACCGATTTTGCTTTATTTGTCCAAACTTCGCAAGAATTAATCGAAAAATGGGATAGAAATAAAATTGTCAAGGCATTAATTCGTGAGACCGCTTTAGATGAAGAGACAGCAAATACGATCGCTTTAGAAGTAGAGGATTTTATAAAAAAAGCCCAACCAAAGGTAATCACAAGTAATTTAATCCGAGAACTGGTCAATGCTAAATTAATTGAAAAAGGTTTGTTTGAAATTAGAAAGAGACATCAAAGATTAGGAATTCCTTTGTATGATGTTGAAAGGATTTTATTTTATCGAAATAAAGAGAACGCCAATACTCCTCATTGTCCTGAGGGGACCAATCTTACTTTAGCCGAAGCAATCAATAAACAGTATGCTTTAGAAGTTGTTTATAGTGCTGATGTTGCCGAAGCCCATATTCGTGGCGATATTCATATTCACGATTTAGGGTTTATCAACCGACCCTATTGTTCGGGGCAATCGGTAGAGTATGTGAAAAAATTTGGACTTTCTTTACCGGGTGCTTTATCTATTGCCAAACCTGCTAAACATCCGGAAACCCTTTTAGCCCATATGGTAAAATTTTCTGCTGCTTTACAAGGTCATTTTGCGGGTGCGATTGGTTGGGATGCGGTAAATATTTTTTTTGCTCCCTTTTTAGTAGGAATGTCCGATAAAGATTTATATCAACTTGCGCAAATGCTTATTTTTGAATATTCCCAACAAAATGTTGCTCGGGGAGGACAGGCAATATTTTCTGATTTAAATCTTTATTGGGAAATTCCCAAACATTTTGAAAATACACCGGCTATTGGTCCGGGTGGAGAGTATACTGGTAAAACTTACAAAGATTATTTAAAAGAAGCTCAAAGGTTTTTAAAAGCAATCTTTTATGTCTATTTAGATGGTGATGGTAGTGGTCGACCTTTCTTTTTCCCTAAGCCTCTTGTTCATATTACTGAAAGGTTTTTCCAAACGGAAGGTTATGAAGAGTTTTTATATTTAATTTCAGAAGTCGCGAGCGAAAAAGGAAATACCTATTTTGTTTTTGACCGGGGAGAAACCGCAAAAATTTCTGAATGTTGTCGCTTAGCTTTTAAATTAGATGAAAACGATCTAAAAGATGCTATGCAGCCTTGGAAAATGCGTTATTGTGCTCTTCAAAATGTTACTTTAAATTTACCAAGAATCGCTTATTTGGCTAATCATAATGATGAAATACTTTTTAACAAAATAAAAGAGTTTTTTGAATTAGCGATCAAAGCTCATATTCAAAAAAGGAATTTCTTAGAAAATCTATTAAGATTGAAAGATGAAGGACCTTTGGCTTTATTGGCAATGGAACGAGATGGAGAACCTTATCTAAGGATGTACCGAGTTACTTATCTCATTGGAATTCTGGGATTAAATGAGTTGGTCCAGTATCATTTAGGAAAAGAATTGGCAGAGGATGACGAAGCTTTTAAATTTGGTCTAAAAGTAATCGCTTATCTTAAATTCCTTTGTGATAGGTATTCTAAAATTTTTAATATGCGTTTTGTTTTGGAACAGACACCGGCCGAGAGTTGTGCCTATCGTCTTGCCAAGTTAGATATGGAATATTATCCCAACCAAGCAAAAATGGTTGTCAAGGGAAGTATTTCCAAGGATAGTGTTTACTATACTAATTCTACTTATTTAAATATCAGCGCACCAATTCCGCCAATGGAAAGAGTTTACAAAGAAGGTAAATTTCACGACCTAATTGAAGCCGGTGCTTTAACCCATATTTGGTTAGCCGATACCAAACCACCAAAAGAAAGTATTGCTAACTTTGTAATTAAAACCTTTCACTATACTCGAAACGCTCAAATTGCTTTTTCACCGGAGTTTACTACTTGTAATACCTGTTTAAAAACTTCTCGGGGATTACGTCAAGTTTGTCCTTATTGTCAATCCAAAAATGTGGACCACATAACCAGAGTAACCGGTTACTTTTCTCGGGTTTCTGCTTGGAATAAAGGCAAAAAACAGGAATTAAAAGATCGCTATAAGGGAGCAGAAATTATTTAA
- a CDS encoding ATP-binding protein: protein MLEDFLNIFGNSLQFGFIYFSKDGVIKFVNKSFVNLSQLSESDLINKNWSEIIAEEDKRWVEEFFRENKNRNFSLDFRIRKNSLPIRCFFSPIEKEKELIGYVLTLFTLEKEKELEREIAISTNIYHEIMENAIDGICILKDNKIILANRRLEELTGYSVEELKDISILDLISSPDKEKIALIIEKPENIFSPLHFGVKIINKNKFEIDTELRIVPITKNGLNSLIFFFRDITYLKELEKLKTDYFAMVSHDLRSPLTTIKEAATILQEMVKDKLPKEGEKFFSIIFEELIRLFHLIDNLIEVSRLEMGKIKLNFQPTDIHQLINKVIERFNIFIQKKNIKIEKKYHSYPIKAEIDPDRFSSVISNLLDNAIKYSPENGKITIMTQKVDPNSTILKEKKLKANLSYLLIGITNEGPAIPKEYQEKIFDKFERVELKPGIKGIGLGLTIVKNIIKLHKGEIWVESSPEKGTTFYFLIPLTPK from the coding sequence ATGCTAGAAGATTTTTTAAATATTTTCGGTAATTCGTTGCAATTCGGTTTTATTTATTTTAGTAAAGATGGGGTTATAAAATTTGTTAATAAAAGTTTTGTTAATCTTTCTCAACTGTCAGAAAGTGATTTGATTAATAAAAATTGGTCAGAAATAATTGCCGAAGAAGATAAAAGATGGGTAGAGGAATTTTTTCGGGAAAATAAAAATAGAAATTTCTCCTTAGATTTTCGTATTAGAAAAAATTCTTTGCCAATTCGTTGTTTTTTTTCTCCGATTGAAAAGGAGAAAGAATTGATAGGGTATGTACTCACTCTTTTCACCCTGGAGAAAGAAAAAGAATTAGAACGAGAGATTGCCATTTCAACAAATATCTATCATGAGATTATGGAAAATGCTATTGATGGAATTTGTATCTTAAAGGATAACAAAATTATTTTAGCTAATCGCCGTCTAGAAGAACTTACTGGCTATTCGGTTGAGGAACTTAAAGATATTAGTATTTTAGATTTGATTAGTTCACCTGATAAAGAGAAAATAGCTCTAATAATTGAAAAACCGGAGAATATCTTTTCTCCCCTTCATTTTGGAGTAAAAATCATTAATAAAAATAAATTTGAAATTGATACGGAATTGAGAATTGTACCAATAACAAAAAATGGTCTTAATTCTTTAATTTTCTTTTTCCGAGATATAACTTATTTAAAAGAACTGGAAAAATTAAAAACTGATTATTTTGCAATGGTCTCCCATGATTTAAGAAGTCCACTCACCACTATTAAAGAAGCTGCTACTATTTTACAAGAAATGGTGAAAGATAAATTACCTAAAGAAGGCGAAAAATTTTTCAGCATTATTTTTGAAGAATTAATACGCCTTTTTCATTTAATTGACAACTTGATTGAAGTTTCTCGTTTAGAGATGGGAAAAATAAAATTGAATTTCCAACCTACCGATATTCACCAATTAATAAATAAAGTAATAGAACGTTTTAATATTTTTATCCAAAAGAAAAATATCAAAATTGAAAAAAAATATCATTCCTATCCTATAAAAGCAGAAATTGACCCCGACCGTTTTTCTTCAGTGATTAGTAATCTTTTAGATAATGCTATTAAGTATTCGCCAGAAAATGGTAAAATCACTATTATGACACAAAAAGTTGATCCCAATTCGACAATTTTAAAAGAAAAAAAATTAAAGGCTAATCTTTCTTATTTATTGATAGGAATTACTAATGAAGGTCCTGCGATTCCTAAGGAATATCAAGAAAAGATTTTTGATAAATTCGAAAGAGTTGAATTAAAACCAGGAATAAAAGGGATCGGGTTAGGGTTAACAATTGTTAAAAATATTATTAAATTACATAAAGGAGAAATTTGGGTGGAAAGTAGCCCCGAGAAAGGAACAACTTTTTATTTTTTAATACCATTAACTCCAAAATAA
- a CDS encoding sodium-translocating pyrophosphatase, which produces MNTWYYFAPISSIIAILFVIFLIFKIFKENEGEPEMRKIAEAVKEGATAYLKRQYQVVSIYFVVLFIILLYLALNKMLPIFVPFAFITGGFFSGLSGFIGMSIGVRSSARTTNACKRSLNAGLRIAFSAGMVMGLVVVGLALLDLAIWYFILSKVYQSLEITIRMEKITSTMLGFGIGASSQALFARVGGGIYTKAADVGADLVGKVEAGIPEDDPRNPAVIADNVGDNVGDIAGMGADLYESYVGSIVATMALSVAAGLKENGVLLPLVIAGIGTVSSIVGYFLVRTGEEANQLALLSALRRGIYLATFLVALFSYFAVKSVLGNEYINIYWAVLAGLLVGIGIGFFTEFFTSDAYLPTRSLASAATASPATVIIEGISVGMLSTLAIVIIVACGVICSFYLSGGFYNFSLGLYGIGISAVSMLSTLGITLASDAYGPVADNAGGNAQMSHQPPYVRERTDALDALGNTTAATGKGFAIGSAALTALALIASYREEVKIVSEGKKILDLFLLNPRLIAGLFLGAMLPYAFASLIMKAVGRAAQKIVEEVRRQFREIIGLLEGKAKPDYGKAVGICTRAAQKEMILPALLAIIAPILVGIFLGVEGVCGLLAGALTAGFVCAVMMANAGASWDNAKKYIEKGNFGGKGSSAHKAAVVGDTVGDPFKDAAGPSLNILIKLMSMISIVFLGFILRYSLFK; this is translated from the coding sequence ATGAATACCTGGTACTATTTTGCACCAATAAGTTCAATTATCGCAATTTTATTTGTAATTTTTTTAATTTTCAAAATCTTTAAAGAAAACGAAGGCGAACCCGAAATGCGCAAAATCGCCGAAGCCGTAAAGGAAGGTGCCACCGCCTATTTAAAAAGACAATATCAAGTGGTTAGTATTTATTTCGTAGTTCTTTTCATTATATTGCTTTATTTGGCTTTAAATAAAATGTTACCGATATTTGTTCCCTTTGCTTTTATCACCGGTGGCTTCTTCTCCGGTTTATCAGGATTTATTGGAATGTCAATCGGTGTTCGTTCTTCAGCAAGAACAACTAATGCCTGTAAAAGATCATTAAATGCTGGATTAAGGATCGCCTTTTCTGCCGGAATGGTAATGGGTTTAGTGGTCGTCGGACTTGCTTTATTAGATTTAGCGATTTGGTATTTTATTCTTTCTAAAGTCTATCAATCTTTAGAAATTACAATTCGGATGGAAAAAATTACCTCCACTATGCTGGGATTCGGAATTGGTGCTTCCTCTCAAGCACTTTTTGCCAGGGTTGGTGGAGGAATTTACACAAAAGCTGCTGATGTGGGTGCTGATTTAGTTGGAAAAGTAGAAGCTGGAATTCCTGAAGATGATCCAAGAAATCCAGCAGTAATTGCCGATAATGTTGGCGATAATGTTGGTGATATTGCTGGAATGGGCGCCGATCTGTATGAATCTTATGTTGGCTCTATAGTAGCAACAATGGCTTTATCAGTTGCTGCTGGATTAAAAGAGAACGGAGTGTTATTACCTCTCGTTATTGCGGGAATTGGAACCGTTTCTTCGATTGTTGGTTATTTTCTTGTCCGAACAGGAGAAGAAGCAAATCAGTTAGCTTTACTCAGTGCTTTAAGAAGAGGAATCTATTTAGCCACTTTCCTTGTTGCTTTATTCTCTTATTTTGCTGTAAAATCAGTTTTGGGCAATGAATATATAAATATTTATTGGGCAGTTCTTGCTGGTTTATTAGTAGGTATTGGTATTGGTTTCTTTACTGAATTTTTTACTTCCGATGCTTATTTACCTACTCGTAGTTTAGCCTCGGCAGCCACAGCTTCGCCAGCAACGGTAATTATTGAAGGCATTTCAGTAGGGATGTTGTCTACTTTAGCGATTGTAATTATTGTTGCTTGTGGAGTAATCTGTAGTTTTTATTTAAGCGGTGGTTTTTATAATTTTTCTTTAGGACTTTACGGAATCGGAATTTCGGCAGTTAGTATGCTTTCTACTTTAGGAATAACGTTGGCTAGCGATGCTTATGGTCCGGTAGCTGATAATGCTGGTGGCAATGCCCAGATGTCTCACCAACCACCTTATGTAAGAGAAAGAACCGATGCTTTAGATGCTTTAGGGAATACGACAGCTGCGACAGGTAAAGGTTTTGCTATTGGTTCAGCAGCATTAACTGCTTTAGCATTAATTGCTTCTTATCGCGAAGAAGTAAAGATTGTTAGCGAAGGTAAAAAAATATTAGATTTATTTCTTTTAAACCCTCGGTTAATCGCCGGATTATTTTTGGGAGCAATGCTCCCTTATGCTTTTGCTTCTTTGATTATGAAAGCAGTTGGCCGAGCAGCACAGAAAATTGTTGAAGAAGTGAGACGACAATTTCGGGAAATTATCGGTTTATTAGAAGGAAAAGCAAAACCGGATTATGGCAAGGCGGTAGGTATCTGTACCAGAGCAGCCCAAAAAGAAATGATTTTGCCCGCTTTATTAGCAATTATCGCACCAATTCTTGTTGGTATTTTTTTGGGAGTCGAAGGAGTTTGCGGTCTTTTAGCGGGTGCCTTAACTGCTGGTTTTGTTTGTGCGGTAATGATGGCAAATGCTGGTGCCTCTTGGGATAATGCCAAGAAATATATCGAAAAGGGAAATTTTGGCGGCAAAGGCTCTTCTGCTCATAAAGCCGCGGTAGTAGGTGATACTGTCGGCGATCCCTTTAAAGATGCTGCTGGTCCTTCTCTTAATATTTTAATTAAATTGATGTCAATGATTTCGATTGTTTTTTTGGGATTTATCTTACGCTATTCGCTATTTAAATAA
- a CDS encoding VCBS repeat-containing protein, giving the protein MKIFLIISFLFNLEYQESSNGLVPPTLEGGRLEIEMVDINFDGNLDLISIGDHGSPYINTDQHGIMVWFGDGRGNWQVYMNGDFGYGGIAYGDVNNDGFLDVGYGMHHNYSRNDFGDQLLEVALGDGTGRNWIPWDDSLATHGQDWGMFCVDFADVNNDGLLDIGANSFGADDGIHIYLNLGNGTWRRSFGFIGGNSNMDFVFGDINKDGNIDFAVAHQYGSVYFGDGTGNFVLAHRNLPSPGLVGYYSVSLSDVDNDGGMDLGFINPQGGIEVWIFNEEGDSWENFSGNLPSSGSYQRIQLFDMNCDGFIDVIAQGNGVLKIYLGNGRGNWQETVTINTPSPGTGQELKVGGDCDHNGYPDIILVTREGTWPNYRNRARFFKETSIPENLNIFPVFPKGYEIFQPNSVNFIRWLSAVPNHPQNPSFVKIEFSANGSNGPFITLTDSFPNTGFYQWQIPNIISNNCYLKFTLFTATDTVSALTNRPFAIGITSDIKDYKDGKIKRKNFETAKTFNITGQEVKKNQKKGIYFVKENKKFKKLVIIK; this is encoded by the coding sequence ATGAAAATTTTCTTAATAATTTCATTTTTGTTTAATTTAGAATATCAAGAGTCTTCTAACGGTTTGGTTCCTCCTACCTTAGAAGGTGGCAGATTGGAAATAGAAATGGTTGACATTAATTTTGATGGCAATTTAGATTTAATTTCTATTGGTGACCATGGTTCTCCTTATATCAATACTGATCAACACGGCATTATGGTGTGGTTTGGCGATGGTCGAGGAAATTGGCAGGTTTATATGAATGGTGATTTTGGTTATGGAGGGATTGCCTATGGTGATGTGAATAATGATGGTTTTTTAGATGTTGGCTATGGGATGCATCACAATTATTCAAGGAATGATTTTGGTGACCAGTTATTAGAGGTGGCTTTGGGAGATGGAACAGGCAGAAATTGGATTCCTTGGGATGATAGTTTGGCAACCCATGGTCAAGATTGGGGAATGTTTTGTGTTGATTTTGCTGATGTTAATAATGATGGGCTTTTAGATATCGGTGCTAATTCTTTTGGTGCCGATGACGGAATTCATATTTATTTAAATTTGGGTAATGGAACTTGGCGAAGAAGTTTTGGTTTTATCGGTGGCAATTCCAATATGGATTTCGTCTTTGGTGATATTAATAAAGATGGTAATATAGATTTTGCGGTTGCTCATCAATATGGTAGTGTCTATTTTGGAGACGGAACTGGTAATTTTGTTTTAGCCCACCGTAATTTACCTTCTCCAGGGCTTGTTGGTTATTATAGTGTATCTTTAAGCGATGTAGATAATGACGGTGGTATGGATTTAGGATTTATTAATCCGCAAGGTGGTATTGAAGTTTGGATTTTTAATGAAGAAGGAGATAGTTGGGAAAATTTTTCTGGCAATTTACCATCTTCGGGTTCTTATCAGAGAATACAACTTTTTGATATGAATTGCGACGGTTTTATTGATGTTATTGCCCAAGGTAATGGAGTTTTGAAAATATATTTAGGTAATGGCAGAGGCAATTGGCAGGAAACAGTAACGATTAATACTCCCTCTCCGGGAACCGGACAAGAATTAAAAGTCGGTGGCGATTGTGACCATAATGGTTATCCGGATATAATTTTAGTAACGCGAGAAGGAACTTGGCCCAATTATCGAAATCGGGCAAGATTTTTTAAAGAGACATCAATACCAGAAAATTTAAATATCTTTCCAGTTTTTCCTAAAGGTTATGAAATATTTCAACCTAATTCAGTTAATTTTATTAGGTGGCTCTCGGCTGTACCCAATCATCCCCAAAACCCCTCTTTTGTAAAAATTGAGTTTTCTGCTAATGGATCTAATGGACCTTTTATTACTCTTACCGATTCTTTTCCTAATACTGGTTTTTATCAATGGCAAATTCCCAATATTATAAGTAATAACTGCTATCTTAAGTTTACTTTATTTACTGCCACCGATACTGTTTCGGCATTAACTAACCGACCTTTCGCCATAGGTATCACTAGCGATATTAAAGATTATAAAGATGGTAAAATAAAAAGGAAAAATTTTGAAACGGCAAAGACTTTTAATATTACAGGTCAAGAGGTTAAAAAAAATCAGAAAAAAGGAATATATTTTGTTAAGGAAAATAAAAAGTTTAAAAAATTGGTTATTATCAAATAA
- a CDS encoding response regulator — protein MEEKKYKILLVEDEENLRELLKYQLENAGYQVITASDGLEALDLARKNKVDLIILDLMLPKLDGYTVCRLLKFSEQYRKIPLIMATARTNPEDKERGLEMGADFYLTKPLNSQELLEKIKELLKPKEIPKET, from the coding sequence ATGGAAGAAAAGAAATATAAAATACTATTAGTAGAAGACGAAGAAAACTTAAGAGAACTTTTAAAATATCAATTAGAAAATGCTGGTTACCAAGTTATCACAGCAAGCGATGGTCTTGAGGCATTGGATCTTGCGAGAAAAAATAAGGTAGATCTAATTATTTTAGATTTGATGCTTCCAAAACTTGATGGTTATACGGTTTGTCGACTTTTAAAATTTAGTGAACAGTATCGAAAGATTCCGCTCATTATGGCAACTGCTCGAACAAATCCCGAAGACAAAGAACGTGGATTGGAAATGGGCGCTGATTTTTATTTAACAAAACCATTAAATAGTCAGGAATTATTGGAAAAAATTAAGGAGCTTCTAAAACCAAAAGAAATTCCTAAAGAAACTTAA